The Lycium barbarum isolate Lr01 chromosome 9, ASM1917538v2, whole genome shotgun sequence genome has a segment encoding these proteins:
- the LOC132611664 gene encoding secreted RxLR effector protein 161-like, with protein MTRRDLAFSVQVLSQYMHCPKVSHMEAALRVVRYVKEVPGLGLLMPAENTHQLLAYCDSDWGACLETRRSVTGYLVKLGGALISWKSKRQCQGAQQRQSLEVWPHVQPR; from the coding sequence ATGACTAGACGTGACCTAGCTTTCTCAGTACAGGTCTTAAGTCAGTACATGCATTGTCCAAAAGTCTCTCATATGGAAGCTGCACTCAGAGTTGTTAGATATGTCAAAGAAGTACCTGGACTAGGATTGTTAATGCCAGCAGAAAACACACATCAACTGCTAGCCTATTGTGACTCAGACTGGGGTGCTTGTTTGGAAACTAGAAGGTCTGTCACTGGTTACTTAGTGAAACTTGGAGGAGCATTGATCTCTTGGAAGTCCAAGAGACAGTGTCAAGGAGCTCAGCAGAGGCAGAGTTTAGAAGTATGGCCACATGTGCAGCCTAGATAA